The Raphanus sativus cultivar WK10039 unplaced genomic scaffold, ASM80110v3 Scaffold3728, whole genome shotgun sequence genome contains the following window.
ccttggaaaattaacgatcgaccgtcggatgggatggggcccacgggccgagagagcgggcgtggatggcccattagccgtgggcgggtcggggcgttacagtCCGGGTCTTTGTTTCTGCTGTCTACgtgttgtttaaaaaaaaaaccatgccTGAGCTTCCAAATACAGAAAACGACGTCACTTTGTGCATGTGTGTGGAGGTGTTGCAATTTGAAATTTATGTTTCGAGTGTTTTTATcgtctactttttttttcttttgtaacttgctttcataatCGTCTACTTTTGTTGTACCCTGATAAATTTGTCTTATGATTGTTTGGTGGAGATCTTCATATAATAAAGCTGGATTGTTTCTAATAACAGTTTTTTGTTGCTtctcatttgttttgctgtgatcAGCTTTCCTCGTTGACGTTGATCGTAATTATAATGTAACCTCACCTTTGAAACTTGGCTCGTTGGAAAAGTTATATATCAAAAACGTATTTTatggatgtttttttttgctcgCTAATCACAAAGAATGCAAGGAAGCATCGAAAAGAAGTGTAAACGACAtgtagttttttgtttttctccGGTTTACTCTTGCTTTTCTAGGGTAAAAAAggtgaaaacaaaatattcctTTTCTAGAGTAGATGGGCGAAAAATAGTTTCACTTATATAATCTTGGATGTATTGAAGTGAAACAAGAGTAAATATTTGACACAGAAAAGGTATGATAGAGTAATATGGAGTAGAGATAAAATATGTGTAAGTGTAAACTTTTGTTATACTCTAATCATACCATCCGGTCACACTCATTTTTTATTAAggcaaatattaaaatattctaataacttttttataaacaatcgttatttaaacattttaaatatataattcaatGGTTGCTGCTGCATGCCGTCCTCACTACAATAATATACGATTTGGTCTCCGTTGATTTAGCATCTACCGCTTTCTTAGGTGCACATGCACTGGTACGTCAAGATCCGATTGGTATGGAAAACATTGTTAGGGTGCACAAGTGTCAGTGAAAACTTGATTTGTCTTCCACTTTTAAAACAATAAGATCTTTTATAGAGTAAAAACTAATCAAGGGTACCACTAAAATATCATGAACAACACAACTGACGGGGGCGGATCTACGCTGTGTAGGTTGGGGGGCAGCTGTCCCCGGTTAAAACTACAATTTAATGCTAAAGATTCAGTAGTTCAATTGGTTTGAGACGTCACTATGTCTCCACTGAACCCATATTCGGAAGAGAATGTTATGTATAGTTCTAATAGTTCTAATGCTTCATTTCCACATATTTGAAGAGAATGTTATGTATGTATACTTATAAACATTGACTAGCGGGTATATATTACGAGATAACAGGAACTAGATTCCGATTGAGAGAAACAGGGGACCAGTTTTGTTTAGGCGAACAAGACGATATATTTTCTTAGTGTATGTCATCTTCGCTATGGTATTCATCTAGATTGATCatgtatttttcttaatttggcTTTTGAAGGCAATCACATGGTTAGcttaaaataaaagaagacaAACAGGAAGTGAAAGACAATTGTAATAGACATGTCTGTACGtcatctctctttttcttttaattagaaaaaagGAGAAATGTATTAAGATCCCATAAAGGAAGAATCACACTGCTAACTTTGATTCTTCACCATTTTGCTAAATATGTCCAAGTTGCTTCGCTTTAAAGATCATCCATGAAACCTGCCACCGTTCAAGCAAACCAGAGTTTGTCTCATTGAACAAGACTCAGATCACAATTTAGAAAGTGTTTTTAGTATGTTAGCAAATAGTTCAGAACAAAAGTTTGTTTGAGCACTTGTGTTGAGTAATAAAAGGAACAGCCGGTAGTTATTTGATACGAATAATATGAGTATTTTCTGTTCGATACAATTATGGACACTTCCTTTAGCTAATCAACGTAAAGGCCCGTCACAAAAATGCAATTGGATATGTAACAGTGTGAGTAGTTTATATAGAAAAAGTGGTCATGGTTAAAAGGGGAAATGCTACAGAGATGGAACAAAAATGCAATTTTCTGTGATTTTGATTTCTCAGTATCTTCATTTTTGCACCTCGCTCTTTGTATATTTAATTCATGGAAAGCCATTAGATCCGTAGATAGACAGAAAAAAGTAATTGCTGACTTGTCTTTAATAGATAATAAATCTCACAAAGGAAGGAAAACCATAACAAAACATCAAACAGCTTACATCTCAGATGTATTTGTCAAACAGAGTTTATTCATAATATTCCTAGACTTAACCCTTCAGAGATTATACCATAGGTTGCACGTAGTCTTCTCTTACACATCTCCTGTTTGTACCATCATATACACGTCATGGTATAAAAACATCAGCAGAGGAAAATCAAGCCTGCGCGGTTTCTCCAGCTGCTGCTACTGCTGCAGCACCGTTTGTTTTCACTCGCTTCTCCTTGTAGTCTTTCACAGCTGCCTTGATGGCGTCCTCGGCTAGCATACTGCAATGGAGCTTCACTGGTGGGAGAGAAAGATGCTTGGCGATTTCGCTAGCAAAATTATGTCACAAAAAAGGATACCACACATTCAATTCAGGGTTTCAGATATTGAGATACAAAATAATAGTCAAGATAACTGGCCGCATATTAACAGTCAAAGAAGAGTAAAGACATCCCAAGTTCAAGTAATGCAAAAACCCAAAACATACTACATGTTAATGCCTTCAAGACACGAACATGAAGACAAAATCACCTTTGTCTTAGGTAGTGTCTACGACAACATATCATAACAACATTCGTAACTTGTAAGAGACAAACAAAGGGTAACTTACGTGTTCTTGATGGTCAGAACTTCCTCCATAGCTTTGCCTTTCACCCATTCAGTGGctgaaaatattaaaaccaatcaaatattagaaaaaatataaacctCAAAACAGAATCAGACATGACAATAGAGAGGATACAACAAGTTGCTACCACGCACAAGAACCATAACAAATAAATCATTGATAAATAAAAACACTTCACAAGGATACATCTCATTACATGATCCGACAAATGTATTAGTTCTTACTCATGCCCTAATTCGAACACCACCTCCACAAGAACCAATCAATTTGAAACCTAATTCATCAAGACCCAATCAATTGCAAACCTAATTCAACAATAACCAATCAACATGAAACCTAATTCTATCAAAAAACTAATCAATTTCAGAACAACTAATCAAAACACCCTAATTGAAAACATACCGACAGACGAAGACGCGATAGCGGAGCCACAGCCAAAGGTCTTGAAACGAGCATCGACGATCTGACCAGTCTTCTCATCGACCTTGATCTGCAGCTTCATCACATCACCGCACGCGGGAGCTCCGACGAGACCCGTGCCGATGCTGGGATCGTTCTTGTCGAAAGACCCGACGTTGCGGGGGTTATCGTAGTGGTCGATGACGTTCTCGTGGTACGATCGGAAGATACCGACGGACCACGGGGTCGATTGGCGCGACGTAAGGCCTAGAGCGTTCTTCGCGGCTTGCCTGAGCATCATCGTCGTTGATTAGGGTTTGTTTCCGTGGATGTTGGAGAGATGAGATTGGGAATTTAGGAGGGGCCCTTTGCTTTATGGGCTACAAAAGAAGGCGGTTCGGTTTAGATATATGATGGGACACGTGGATG
Protein-coding sequences here:
- the LOC108834300 gene encoding iron-sulfur cluster assembly protein 1; protein product: MMLRQAAKNALGLTSRQSTPWSVGIFRSYHENVIDHYDNPRNVGSFDKNDPSIGTGLVGAPACGDVMKLQIKVDEKTGQIVDARFKTFGCGSAIASSSVATEWVKGKAMEEVLTIKNTEIAKHLSLPPVKLHCSMLAEDAIKAAVKDYKEKRVKTNGAAAVAAAGETAQA